CGGCGGTGAAGGGGGCGAGGTCGTCCGCGCCCTCGCCGAGGCCGATCAGCTTGACCGGCACGCCCAGCTGGCGCTGGATGGCGACGACGATGCCGCCCTTGGCGGTGCCGTCCAGCTTGGTGAGCACGATGCCGGTGACGTCCACGACCTCGGCGAACACCTTGGCCTGGGTCAGGCCGTTCTGGCCCGTGGTGGCGTCGAGGACGAGCAGGACCTCGTCCACCTCCGCCTGCTTCTCGATGACGCGCTTGATCTTGCCGAGCTCGTCCATGAGGTTCGACTTGTTCTGCAGGCGGCCGGCGGTGTCCACGAGCACGACGTCGGCCTCGAGGCGGATGCCCTCGGCCACGGCCTCGTAGGCGACGGAGGCGGGGTCCGCGCCCTCCTTCTCGGAGCGGACGGTGGGCACGCCCACGCGGGCGCCCCAGGTGGCCAGCTGCTCGGCGGCGGCGGCGCGGAAGGTGTCCGCGGCGCCCAGGACCACGTCGCGGTCCTCGGCCACAAGCACGCGGGCGAGCTTGCCCACGGTGGTGGTCTTGCCGACGCCGTTGACGCCCACGACCAGGGTCACGGCCGGGCGGCCGTCCCGGCGGGAGGCGGCGAGGCGGCGGTCCATGGACGGGTCCACCATGGCCACGAGCTCCTCGCGCAGCAGCTCGCGGACCTGCTCCGGCTCGCG
The sequence above is a segment of the Micrococcus endophyticus genome. Coding sequences within it:
- the ftsY gene encoding signal recognition particle-docking protein FtsY, which translates into the protein MEIVLIISVVLALLVGGLIVGLLDRRPAPPKGSYQGVRDADDPRPAPRHAAPGGSTAVLERPEAEEAPVDLVEPEVVEEVEAEPAAPELERPEAAGSRLARLRARLLKSNNVFGKGLLALLSRDRIDEDTWDEIEETLLMADLGTEPTMELVDRLKSRVTVEGTREPEQVRELLREELVAMVDPSMDRRLAASRRDGRPAVTLVVGVNGVGKTTTVGKLARVLVAEDRDVVLGAADTFRAAAAEQLATWGARVGVPTVRSEKEGADPASVAYEAVAEGIRLEADVVLVDTAGRLQNKSNLMDELGKIKRVIEKQAEVDEVLLVLDATTGQNGLTQAKVFAEVVDVTGIVLTKLDGTAKGGIVVAIQRQLGVPVKLIGLGEGADDLAPFTAEGFVDALLAD